From one Anaerococcus prevotii DSM 20548 genomic stretch:
- a CDS encoding 8-oxo-dGTP diphosphatase produces MQTRLMNMVMICDEVNDRVLVLDKVKKYGREGLTFPGGKVEEGESLTDSVIREAKEETNLEIENPKLVGLITWIVEGRRDMGFLFRTSDFKGELIENNREGRLFWDSYDNMKKSDGLSESMDKIFEIYEGKFQEITWFYDEGRLIYQ; encoded by the coding sequence ATGCAGACTAGATTAATGAATATGGTAATGATTTGTGATGAAGTTAATGATAGGGTTCTTGTTCTTGACAAGGTAAAAAAGTATGGCCGGGAGGGGCTTACCTTTCCTGGAGGCAAGGTCGAGGAAGGGGAGAGCCTTACCGATTCTGTCATTAGAGAGGCCAAGGAGGAGACTAATCTCGAGATCGAAAATCCTAAGCTTGTTGGTCTTATAACTTGGATTGTCGAAGGAAGGCGTGATATGGGATTTCTCTTTAGGACAAGTGACTTTAAGGGAGAGCTTATCGAAAATAATAGGGAAGGTAGGCTCTTCTGGGATTCTTATGATAATATGAAAAAAAGCGATGGGCTTTCTGAGTCAATGGATAAGATTTTTGAGATTTATGAAGGGAAATTCCAAGAAATCACCTGGTTTTATGATGAGGGAAGGCTAATCTATCAATAG
- a CDS encoding lipid II:glycine glycyltransferase FemX has translation MILDKNNKDLVKKYNDFIKNSPYGNFMQDMRWANIKANWESVYFYVEEDGEIKGALSVIYIRDGKVGKNFFYATRGPVCDLRDIELVKKLIDEASAFAKENDGFLLRIDPLVRMDEDLVKLYAENGITIRHDKTTSSQPLLNMVLDIDGRDGEEIFKNFSKNTRKHTRKSYRDGIETREVGEEGVDILYKQVVDTAERAGINHRPYEYFKALYDNYKDEIRLSVSYLEETPLCSSMLICYGNRALALYGGSSDEHKDMGQNYQINYEEVKYAAEKGYDHYDMGGIFEADDSDGLYRFKRKFTEENVENLIGEIDIVLDEKLYDEYIKEKNPHFKKEEEKED, from the coding sequence ATGATTTTAGATAAAAACAACAAGGACTTAGTTAAAAAATACAATGATTTTATCAAGAATTCGCCATATGGCAACTTCATGCAGGATATGCGCTGGGCGAATATCAAGGCTAATTGGGAAAGCGTCTACTTCTATGTCGAAGAAGATGGCGAAATCAAGGGAGCCCTTTCAGTTATATATATAAGAGATGGAAAGGTCGGCAAGAACTTCTTCTATGCTACGAGAGGACCTGTCTGTGACCTAAGAGATATAGAATTGGTGAAGAAATTAATCGATGAAGCGAGTGCCTTTGCTAAGGAAAATGATGGCTTCCTCCTTCGTATAGACCCATTAGTTCGTATGGATGAGGATTTAGTTAAGCTCTATGCGGAAAACGGAATTACTATCCGTCACGATAAGACTACTTCATCTCAGCCCCTTCTTAACATGGTCCTAGACATAGACGGAAGAGACGGGGAAGAGATTTTCAAGAACTTCTCCAAAAATACTAGAAAACACACTAGAAAATCCTACAGGGACGGAATCGAGACCAGAGAAGTCGGGGAAGAAGGAGTGGATATCCTCTACAAGCAAGTAGTAGATACTGCCGAAAGAGCTGGAATAAATCATAGACCTTACGAGTATTTCAAGGCTCTTTATGATAATTACAAGGACGAGATAAGACTTTCAGTTTCTTATCTAGAAGAGACTCCACTTTGCTCATCTATGTTAATCTGCTATGGAAACAGGGCCCTAGCCCTTTATGGTGGTTCAAGTGATGAGCATAAGGACATGGGTCAAAACTATCAGATAAACTACGAAGAAGTAAAATATGCTGCTGAAAAAGGCTATGACCATTATGATATGGGAGGAATTTTCGAGGCTGATGATTCCGACGGACTTTACAGATTTAAGAGGAAATTTACAGAAGAAAATGTAGAAAATCTCATAGGAGAAATCGACATTGTCCTAGATGAGAAGCTTTATGATGAATATATCAAGGAGAAAAATCCTCACTTCAAGAAAGAGGAAGAAAAGGAAGACTAG
- a CDS encoding ABC transporter ATP-binding protein produces the protein MSLIEIRGLKKYYKLGGNIIKALDGIDLDIEKGEFVALLGTSGSGKSTLLNMLAGLERPTKGSIKYGNISLTDLNEEQITKFRNLNIGFVFQSYNLLPYLSAWENVSLPLTFKGLSREERKKEAYKILKEVGLSDRMDNKPNELSGGQQQRVSIARAFVGLPKIIFADEPTGNLDTKTSFEIMNLIKKITKENQQTFIMVTHDDEMTEFADKVLFMRDGRLEKIHEKYTIDEVLENDGES, from the coding sequence GTGAGTCTAATAGAAATCAGAGGGCTTAAGAAATATTACAAGCTAGGTGGTAATATCATAAAGGCCCTGGATGGGATAGACCTAGATATAGAAAAGGGCGAGTTTGTGGCTCTTTTGGGAACGAGCGGTTCGGGTAAGTCTACCCTACTTAATATGCTCGCAGGTCTTGAAAGACCGACCAAGGGATCTATAAAATACGGAAATATCTCCCTAACCGACCTTAACGAGGAACAGATTACTAAATTTAGAAACCTAAATATAGGCTTTGTCTTCCAATCCTACAATCTCCTTCCTTATCTATCAGCCTGGGAGAATGTCTCCCTTCCCCTAACCTTCAAGGGACTTAGTAGGGAGGAGAGAAAGAAGGAGGCCTACAAGATCTTAAAGGAAGTGGGTCTTTCTGATAGGATGGACAACAAGCCAAACGAGCTTTCCGGTGGTCAGCAACAAAGGGTCTCCATAGCCCGTGCCTTTGTCGGTCTTCCAAAGATTATCTTTGCCGATGAGCCAACAGGAAATCTCGACACCAAGACGAGCTTTGAGATTATGAATCTTATCAAAAAGATTACCAAAGAAAACCAGCAAACCTTTATTATGGTAACCCACGATGACGAGATGACCGAGTTTGCTGACAAGGTGCTTTTTATGAGAGATGGACGTTTAGAGAAAATTCACGAAAAATACACAATTGACGAGGTACTAGAAAATGATGGCGAATCTTAA
- a CDS encoding COG1361 S-layer family protein gives MMANLNPTETTNTAETSSGQASPGANDIGSSQGPIKNQPKLIISDYELSPTIAEAGENFDLSFTLYNTNNENTIYNLKVTLEQTLASAPQNTSTANNTLVSDGSVFTPVDRSNTFYVAALYPWDWTSKYITMSVLPNATPGPYVVNLTMEYEDYWGNQYKSTETIGIPVAQRSGVNFGKVKLGELNANTPGSLSVNIYNTGKDNLDTVMVRVKGDGFDVDENERFIGNFNAGSTETFSCNITPKSEGKVSGTIEIIYEDSRGKAYKKTKEFSTEVMGGFEGENGMIDPETGEMIGEAPPMEENSSVLSSPFIWIGIIVLAALLLILLKKKRKAKKDEELIIDDED, from the coding sequence ATGATGGCGAATCTTAACCCGACAGAAACTACAAATACAGCTGAAACTTCCTCTGGCCAAGCTAGCCCAGGGGCAAATGATATAGGCTCTTCCCAAGGTCCTATCAAAAATCAACCCAAGCTTATAATCTCAGACTATGAGCTTAGCCCAACTATAGCAGAGGCAGGGGAGAACTTCGACCTATCCTTTACCCTCTATAACACTAATAACGAAAACACTATCTATAATCTCAAGGTTACCCTAGAGCAAACCCTGGCATCCGCTCCACAAAATACGAGCACTGCCAACAATACCCTAGTATCGGACGGATCTGTCTTTACACCAGTTGATAGGTCAAATACCTTCTATGTAGCGGCCCTCTACCCTTGGGATTGGACTAGTAAATACATAACAATGAGCGTCCTACCAAATGCAACTCCAGGTCCTTATGTGGTAAATCTCACAATGGAATACGAAGACTATTGGGGAAACCAATACAAGAGCACAGAGACTATAGGCATCCCTGTAGCCCAAAGGTCTGGGGTGAATTTCGGCAAGGTCAAATTGGGAGAGCTAAATGCCAATACTCCTGGATCTTTATCTGTAAATATTTATAACACAGGAAAAGACAATCTCGATACGGTAATGGTAAGGGTCAAGGGAGATGGCTTCGACGTAGATGAAAACGAGAGATTTATCGGAAACTTCAATGCAGGAAGCACGGAGACCTTCTCTTGTAACATAACTCCTAAATCTGAAGGTAAGGTCTCTGGAACTATAGAGATAATCTACGAAGACTCCAGGGGCAAGGCCTACAAGAAGACTAAGGAATTTAGTACTGAGGTAATGGGAGGATTTGAAGGAGAAAACGGAATGATCGATCCTGAAACAGGAGAGATGATAGGAGAGGCTCCTCCAATGGAAGAAAACTCATCAGTACTTTCGTCTCCATTTATCTGGATAGGAATTATAGTCCTTGCAGCCCTCCTTCTCATACTTTTGAAGAAGAAAAGAAAGGCTAAAAAAGACGAGGAGCTAATAATAGACGATGAAGATTAG
- a CDS encoding ABC transporter permease, which produces MKISDRFQMALRNLVRRKSRTVLTVLSVVIGASSIILMIAFALGINQQQKDMVESFGGLTSITILTENNGGSTKVDQASISRLQSIDGVKVVVPFKSFYSEIKIEGEDDYSLDSQIQVMPDDVIDKLTGDMFSSGSKMNRTDDNKIILGSEVRPMKMVREGGGYSGEPVEDFDYRGHKYFIRLGWQDENDDGVNFGNENQENGEEKKPTYADIPVEISGTLNSKSFVMGWSSVINESLYKKLQKEDKKLESPQLNQNFGPDGKPVEVKNDGQISYDNLNVVVEDVEKLEDVETAIRKAGFQTQSSAGSAEEIKKTSMIVTLILGGIGSVAFIVSAIGIINTMLMSIYERQKEIGVMKVIGASINDIRSMFLIESGFIGFFGGIVGLIISLLIGGVINKLAQGSGIFMGGGEDAKILLIPIWLALVGVGFSSMVGVLAGYIPARRATKLSAIEALRAN; this is translated from the coding sequence ATGAAGATTAGTGACAGATTCCAGATGGCCCTAAGAAACCTCGTCAGAAGGAAGTCTAGGACGGTTCTAACCGTTCTATCCGTAGTTATAGGAGCAAGCTCCATAATCCTAATGATAGCCTTCGCCCTGGGGATCAATCAACAACAGAAGGATATGGTTGAATCATTCGGAGGTCTTACTTCTATTACAATCCTCACGGAAAATAATGGGGGTTCGACTAAGGTTGACCAGGCAAGTATTTCGAGACTTCAAAGCATAGACGGGGTCAAGGTCGTAGTTCCCTTCAAAAGCTTCTATAGCGAAATAAAAATTGAAGGAGAAGATGATTATAGCCTTGATAGCCAAATCCAAGTAATGCCTGATGATGTAATCGATAAGCTTACAGGAGATATGTTTAGCTCAGGTTCTAAGATGAATAGGACTGATGACAATAAGATTATCCTAGGATCTGAGGTTAGGCCTATGAAGATGGTTCGCGAAGGAGGAGGTTACTCCGGAGAGCCTGTAGAAGATTTCGACTACAGGGGCCATAAGTATTTTATAAGACTGGGTTGGCAGGATGAAAACGACGATGGGGTCAATTTCGGAAATGAAAATCAGGAAAATGGTGAAGAGAAAAAACCGACCTATGCGGATATTCCTGTAGAGATTTCAGGAACTCTAAACTCCAAGTCCTTTGTAATGGGCTGGTCATCAGTGATTAACGAAAGCCTCTACAAGAAGCTCCAAAAGGAAGATAAGAAACTAGAAAGCCCACAGCTTAACCAAAACTTCGGCCCAGACGGCAAGCCAGTAGAGGTCAAAAATGATGGACAGATCAGCTATGATAATCTAAATGTTGTAGTAGAAGATGTTGAAAAGCTAGAAGATGTAGAAACTGCCATAAGAAAGGCGGGCTTTCAGACCCAATCATCTGCAGGATCTGCCGAAGAAATTAAAAAGACCAGTATGATTGTAACCCTTATACTTGGGGGAATCGGCTCCGTTGCCTTTATAGTTTCGGCTATAGGAATAATCAACACCATGCTTATGAGCATCTACGAAAGACAAAAGGAAATCGGAGTTATGAAGGTAATAGGTGCTTCCATCAACGACATAAGGTCCATGTTTCTAATAGAATCAGGATTTATAGGATTCTTCGGAGGAATTGTGGGACTTATAATTTCCCTACTTATAGGAGGTGTGATAAATAAACTCGCCCAAGGATCGGGGATCTTTATGGGAGGGGGAGAAGATGCTAAAATCCTCCTAATTCCAATATGGCTAGCCCTAGTAGGAGTTGGCTTTTCATCAATGGTAGGAGTCCTTGCAGGCTACATTCCAGCCAGAAGAGCAACCAAACTATCAGCCATAGAAGCTCTAAGAGCAAATTAA
- a CDS encoding ATP cone domain-containing protein: MTKLSTEIKKYLDENKLSLDDIRSDLATLDVDLVGEMLEDKENTYVIKRSGSVEKFSKDKIERSIKNAAGDEKAAMNTSDLAIIVDDVLDTLDSDPRKVYKTSEIKNYIKDSLLKEGYSKVYDSFISYIKED; this comes from the coding sequence ATGACTAAATTAAGTACAGAAATCAAAAAATATCTAGATGAAAATAAACTTAGCCTAGACGATATAAGAAGTGATCTTGCTACTCTTGACGTAGACCTTGTAGGCGAAATGCTGGAAGATAAGGAGAACACTTATGTAATCAAGAGGTCTGGATCTGTCGAAAAATTTTCTAAAGACAAGATAGAAAGATCTATCAAAAATGCTGCAGGAGATGAGAAGGCAGCCATGAACACATCTGATCTTGCGATAATTGTAGATGATGTATTGGATACCCTAGACTCTGACCCTAGAAAAGTCTATAAGACTAGCGAGATTAAAAACTATATCAAGGATTCCCTGCTTAAGGAAGGCTACTCAAAAGTATATGATTCCTTTATATCTTACATCAAGGAAGATTAA
- the rlmH gene encoding 23S rRNA (pseudouridine(1915)-N(3))-methyltransferase RlmH, translated as MNIKIVAVGKIKEKFYRDAIDEYIKRMGAYNNIEIVEVADIMAPEGLSEKELEDIKDKEGEKILSKIKDGAFLVTLEILGKEMTSEDFADFIKDEMLMGGGRDLVFVIGGSNGLSKNVTGRANKKLSFGKFTYPHQLMRVILSEQIYRAFRIINNHPYHK; from the coding sequence ATGAACATAAAGATAGTCGCAGTAGGAAAGATTAAGGAGAAGTTCTATAGGGATGCTATAGATGAATATATCAAAAGGATGGGAGCCTACAATAATATTGAAATTGTAGAAGTGGCAGATATTATGGCGCCCGAAGGCCTTTCTGAAAAGGAGCTTGAAGATATAAAGGATAAGGAAGGGGAAAAGATCCTATCCAAAATCAAGGACGGAGCCTTCCTTGTGACTTTAGAAATCCTAGGTAAAGAGATGACTAGCGAGGACTTCGCAGACTTTATCAAAGATGAGATGCTTATGGGAGGGGGAAGAGATTTAGTTTTTGTAATAGGCGGATCGAATGGTCTTTCCAAAAATGTAACGGGGCGTGCTAATAAGAAGCTTTCCTTTGGCAAGTTTACCTATCCCCACCAGCTTATGAGAGTTATCCTTTCAGAGCAAATATACAGGGCCTTTAGGATAATAAATAACCATCCTTATCACAAATAA
- a CDS encoding DJ-1 family glyoxalase III, producing the protein MNKFLVLVANGNETIEIFTVIDYLRRIGVKLDIASTEESKELKTSQDVSFKADISFSDIKEEDYMGVYIPGGTKGAYAMRDNEKVLDLLRRFNDAGKIIGAICAGPVVLNEAGILSDKKATSFPDMKDEMDQTGEYVDNEIVVTDGNITTGRGAAVTNYLALRLAYIIGGDEAVVKLKHGTQHEAVEKYFGFEY; encoded by the coding sequence ATGAATAAATTTTTAGTTTTAGTGGCAAATGGCAACGAGACAATAGAGATATTTACAGTAATTGATTATCTTAGAAGAATTGGAGTTAAGCTTGATATAGCATCTACCGAGGAAAGTAAAGAGCTTAAGACAAGTCAGGATGTTTCCTTTAAGGCAGATATTAGCTTTTCTGATATAAAGGAAGAAGACTATATGGGAGTCTATATTCCAGGAGGCACAAAGGGCGCCTATGCTATGAGGGATAATGAAAAAGTCTTAGACCTTCTAAGAAGATTTAACGATGCGGGAAAAATCATAGGAGCAATTTGTGCAGGACCAGTAGTCCTCAATGAGGCAGGAATTTTATCTGACAAAAAGGCCACATCCTTCCCAGATATGAAAGATGAGATGGACCAGACAGGGGAGTATGTAGATAATGAGATTGTAGTGACAGATGGCAATATCACCACAGGAAGGGGAGCTGCCGTGACCAACTACCTTGCCCTAAGACTTGCTTATATAATTGGAGGAGATGAGGCAGTAGTCAAACTTAAACACGGCACTCAACATGAGGCAGTCGAGAAATATTTTGGCTTTGAATACTAA
- a CDS encoding NAD(P)/FAD-dependent oxidoreductase: MFDVIIIGAGVCGASIARRLSRYKLDILLLEKENDVSMGASKANSAIVHGGYAESGKELRGRLCYPGRISFEKLNEELNFGFLANGSLVLAFDENDMKMLDVLYQMGKENGLDDIEIIGQEKLREIEENVSDDAIGALYCKGAGVCSPYEYVIALVENAMDNGLKLKLNSEVVGIEKEEDVFKVKTDKGESFEGRFVINATGLNGAKVSSMITQTDFDIHPRSGEYLIMQKGTGSRIKQVLFQTPSPKSKGILVTRTYHNNILIGPDAIDEEEIDLGTHTERLEEIYKLAQKSVKEDVLNLKEFIRSFTGLRPASSTGDFIIENTKTNGFINVVGIQSPGVTSSPAIAEMVEDILVDIGLSLEDDPSYNPYRKPIIEYKDLEDFNKVKDKVDLPLGDPERLVCRCEQVSEKTIRDALNRGIELTSFDAVKRRTRCGMGFCQGAFCRNRVLEVMEDEYGHPIENKKFDSENSGISRINKKDINELIKEIENK, from the coding sequence ATGTTTGATGTAATTATAATAGGAGCAGGCGTGTGCGGGGCCTCCATTGCCAGGAGGCTATCCCGTTACAAACTTGATATACTCCTTCTTGAGAAAGAAAACGACGTATCTATGGGCGCAAGCAAGGCCAACTCTGCCATAGTCCATGGAGGATATGCAGAAAGCGGCAAGGAGCTTAGGGGTAGGTTATGCTATCCTGGAAGAATTTCTTTCGAAAAACTCAACGAAGAGCTAAACTTTGGCTTTTTGGCCAATGGTTCTCTTGTTTTAGCCTTCGATGAGAACGATATGAAAATGCTTGATGTCCTCTATCAAATGGGCAAGGAAAACGGCCTCGATGATATAGAAATCATAGGTCAAGAAAAGCTTCGCGAGATCGAAGAAAATGTATCCGATGATGCAATAGGCGCCTTATACTGTAAGGGTGCGGGAGTTTGCTCTCCTTATGAATATGTAATAGCCCTAGTAGAAAATGCCATGGACAATGGCTTAAAGCTAAAACTTAATAGTGAAGTCGTAGGAATCGAAAAAGAAGAAGATGTATTTAAAGTTAAGACAGATAAGGGCGAATCTTTCGAAGGAAGATTTGTTATAAATGCGACTGGACTTAATGGTGCCAAGGTTTCTTCTATGATTACTCAAACAGATTTTGATATTCACCCAAGAAGCGGCGAGTATCTAATCATGCAAAAGGGAACTGGATCTCGCATTAAGCAGGTCCTTTTCCAAACACCTAGTCCTAAGTCTAAGGGTATTCTTGTAACTAGGACCTATCATAACAATATCTTGATCGGCCCTGATGCAATAGATGAGGAAGAAATTGACCTAGGTACCCACACAGAAAGACTAGAAGAAATCTATAAGCTAGCACAAAAGTCTGTCAAAGAAGATGTCCTAAACTTAAAGGAATTTATAAGATCTTTCACAGGACTTAGACCAGCATCTTCAACTGGAGATTTCATAATCGAAAATACTAAGACTAATGGCTTTATAAATGTTGTCGGCATCCAATCTCCTGGTGTTACTTCTTCGCCTGCAATAGCAGAGATGGTCGAAGATATCCTAGTTGATATTGGACTAAGCTTAGAAGACGATCCATCCTATAATCCATATAGAAAGCCAATAATCGAGTATAAGGACCTTGAAGACTTTAACAAAGTAAAAGATAAGGTCGACCTCCCTTTGGGAGATCCAGAAAGACTTGTTTGTAGGTGCGAGCAAGTAAGTGAGAAGACCATTAGAGATGCTCTTAATAGAGGAATCGAACTTACAAGTTTTGACGCAGTCAAGAGAAGAACCCGCTGCGGTATGGGCTTTTGCCAAGGAGCCTTCTGTAGAAATAGGGTCCTTGAAGTAATGGAAGACGAATATGGTCATCCTATAGAAAACAAGAAGTTTGACAGCGAAAACTCAGGAATTTCTAGGATTAATAAGAAAGATATAAATGAATTAATAAAGGAAATCGAAAATAAATAA